The Strix aluco isolate bStrAlu1 chromosome 23, bStrAlu1.hap1, whole genome shotgun sequence DNA window agtttgtttgggttttttttgacaatAATTATCTAATTTACAGGAATTCTACTGATTACTTAGATATTTGGCAGCACAGAAAAATTTAAGCTCCTTGTTATTCTTCTAATTTGCAAAATTGCTTAGTATAAAAATTATCCTTCTAATGTGTTGTTATATACTTAAATTTTATAAAGGTATATTCTTCTGTTAGATCACCCAGAGTGAAAGGAACTGATTCAAAATACATTCTGTCCCAGACTTCACCTACAATCCATTATTGTGGCAAATTCTGATTGCATAAATAAAGAGCTcaatttttgttgaaaaaacaTGCTCAGTAACAGTGTGTGggtatgtttttattttggagggatttttttttttctagtaagaCTGCCTTAAAGCGTGACAAATTCAGTGCTAGACTGCAGAAAGTGTTAAATATAGCCCATCAGATTCTGAGTTCCCGTAGCTCGTGTTTAAAAGTACATATGGCCTGAGATTTTCAGCACATCTGAAGGTTTAGTTTGGACTGTAGAGACTAAACCTGCACTGGTACCCACAAGATTAGACTCTGAATGgctaagggtttttttcttaagctaGGCACCTGCTTTAAAAAATTGTCAAAGCTTCAGAATGTAGAACACCTGCAACTCACATGGACTTCAAAAGAGAAGTACAAGTGCTCAGCTTTGAGAAAACTGAGACCTATTCATTGACTGGAGTGTTTAACACTGAATGCCTAATACTGTTGAACCCTGGTTTGAGAGTTTTCCCATTTATTAGTTTACTCTTTAATTCTGTGTACTGAGGAGATATTTTCAACAGGCAGTTCAAGCTGTAATACATTTGAAGACTTTTACTGTCTGTTCTGTCTATTCTTCAGCAACAGTTGCAGCACGTGGACCATCAGATGCAGATAATAAGCCTTATCAGCATTTCCCTGGAAGGCAATAAACCAACAAATATTCAGCTCAGTCTACATGCTCAGTGTTCCTTCTAATGCCATATATTGCCCTATTCTCTACTTGGTTTTGGATGAGTAAGGAGCTTAGCAAGCAGAAGAGATTCTGTGCAGAACTCCCAAGTCTATTATAAGTTGCTGGGCATCTCTTCCATCAGTTCCATGTGAACTGATGATTAATTGTCATCTAATAATGCAGGGAAGGCACTGGGGCTAGCTGCTACGTTACAGCTGTTGAGTTACAAAGACCCCACCTAGGCAAAATCAGTTTCCTACCACAAAATACCTTTAAGAATTATGTCAAACAGGTCTGAAGATGACACGGGAAAAAGTTCAGAGAAGTTATCTGGTGATGAGGGACTGGGCATTCTTCTCGGAGCATCCAGCAAACTGTAACTCTATGGAGATGAAGAAACCAAACAGTGAATTTCCAGCATTAACAGTGATGCAGGCTTTGTGGCAAGGACTTGTACTGGTTTTGACATGCGAAGCCTAGATTCTTCCCCTTGCCATAAGATTGGAGAGGGTAGCATGTTTAATAGTTCAGTCTGTAATAAGATGggttgaaataattttcttttactgtgtaTTATCTCCTACAGAACATAACGGTTAAGATGGTTCCTAAATGACTTGAAATGTAGCTTTAAGTCTGTATTTCTAATCGAATCCTTATTATACTATTGCTTTCTGTACATGCACACTGGTGGGAGCTCTGATCTGACTGAGTCAACAAAGATCCTAAAAAAGGTAAAAGGACTGTAACTTTTAAGAACTGAATATTTACTTAATCTTGGACAAGAATACTGGAATCTATGGCAGATACTGCCTTATTTCAATAGGGCAGAATTTCACCTTGGAAACTTAGTTCACTGTTAATCACTCAAGCTTCTGCTTTCTGATGTTTGTGGCTTGTCACCACAAATTTAGCCAGAGATGCTGATACCCGCTGGATAATCTGGTTACGTTTTGGCTGAGTAGTGCAGTTTTTGGGTAGTTTTGTTGTTGAATGTGTGTGCaaaggaacagagaaaatgaGCTCTTTTAAGAAGCTGCTGAAGGTAACTGAATATAGTGGCAGTACTTGGGCCTGTAGCATTCCTTTATCAGCAGAGGAAGAATTCTCCTGATGTTGCCTCTACCTGGCTTGGTGTGCTGTAAAATGTTGGAAATGAAGGCATTGTTGCTAGGAGGAGTTTGGATTGGGGACAGCATACTGCTCACACCTGCACACAACTGGACTGCTTTAAGTTATAGCAAATATAGCAGTCCTAGAGCTGGGATGGGACCAAGTGTGATCAGAGCTTGTGCAGTGCTTTTTCCCTGAAAAGGGGATTTTCTGCCCTATGCAAGACAGGGCAAGGCTGGGAGCATCAGCTACTGTGATTACAAGATGATAGAGCTTGTATTACTGCATTTAGTTTCTTGGGTATGAACGCTAGAGCCTGTGTAAAAGTAGCTACAGATAGTTACCTCTTGAAGAATGTTCTGTCCCTTAGGTTTATGAGTCTGAAGCAAACACATAAGTTCCGTGTTTTCCTCAATTTTTAAACAGGTAGTGGTAATTTGATGTGAATTTAGTACCTGTGAAAGACAGTGAAACCTGTGATTGCAAAAGAATAAGAAAACCTAAGGCCACAGTAAACAGCCTGCTGCCGGTCCTCACCTGCAACTCAGGCTTTCCTCCCATTTGTAATAAGCAGTTAATTCCCTCAAGAATTTGATCTTTGCGTAGTCTGAGAAACCTTCCCATGTCAGTATTGATGTCAGTCTTTTGAGATTCTGTAACTAAGACAGTGTGGGCAAGAGCAGCACAGTGTAGCGGTGTTAAACCTGAACAGAACCACAGAAAAGTCAAATAAATCCAGTGCTTGAACACCTCGCTGGAGTAAACCATCCCACACCTGGCTAATCGGAAGGGGGTGCCCTGTTAATACTGATTGGCTCTTCTCCCagaacttttaattttaaacatgatATTGAACGTTCTTTGGCCTAGATAAAATCTGTAGTCTGAAACTTCTGGAGTGTACACTAAGCATCGATGTGGTTAGGCTTTTTCTCTTACCGTAATGGTCAGTCAGATTCACTTCCACATACACGCCATTGTTTTTGCAGTTTCTCAAAACCTGAAATGAAGATGATTGAGATAAGCCCTGATTTTTAACACTGCCAAAataccccctcctcccccaactCCATCTTGCTTTAACCACATCAGACCAAAGCTAATTTTCAGGTATAGAAAAAcccttgtttattttaaacaaaagaacaTGCGTTTTATCTTGGCTCTGATGCGTCTTCGTACAACATAAATGACCAACTTACCTCTAAAACTCTCAAATAGCCGTTCTCTGCACACAGATGGAGCGGAGTTTTCCCAAAACTGTCCTGTTCGTTGACATTAGCTCCTAGGGATATCAGGTCACTCACCATCAGATGTTGGTTCTTCTCTGCAGCAAGATGTAATGCAGTCTAAGAAGAGAAGAATGCATTTCACAATGAGCTTCTCCCaaacatagtttttaaaaaaaacagtggtTGTTAGAGAGTGAGGTGGGGAGTTGGGACTCTGGATTCTGTTCCCAGTTGTGCTAATACTTGCTGTATACAGATCACTTCCTTCGTGTTTTCCCCTCTTTGCGAGGACAGTAGCCCCACATTGTCCAAAAGGATGCTTAGTGCTTGGCTGGGGTTTGAAAGATGTTTGTATGTGATAGACAATTACCCTATTCTTGGCAAGCTAGCATCCTACCCGTTTCTCTGCATCCTTCTCATTGATCTTATTTAGGGATGCAAATCTCTGTGCAAGTGCGTAAGTCAGAGCTCTTCTTCCCTGAGCAACAGCCTTGTGCAGCAGTCTGGAATAGAACAGAGTTTTAAACAATTAGAAGATAAAGCAGTAGTTAAAATACTCGAAAGTAGCAGtgagaattattttaaagcatgaaGTGTTAAGGGTCACAAATACTGAAGTCTTGTGATATTTAAGCATTTAGTCTCTATGTTAATAACAGAGTTGCTGATTTTGCCAGGATTTCTTAGTCCTCCCTTCTTGCTATTATGCCATTCCTCTCCTCTCCAAGAACTACTCCATGATTCCTTTTTGCTAACAATCTCtattccctcctccttttttaaaGTGTCCTTCAATACAGGGAAAAGAGTATAAGATAACTAAAAATTGAAAGAATAGAAACCCTCCTCTTACACttaaaagaagtatttccaaACTGTAGTTCAGTCCCGTGAAGGAAGAGGAGAGCTCGATTCCTTCTGTGTATTCAGTCCTGCTGAACTACTCAAAATAGTACCAGTGTTTCTCCTAAATTTCAGCcttaaaaagactttttttttcttgtaaatttgtGCATGTCTTCCTTTACTCCTGGAGGAAGAATTAATTGATTGATTTTACTTATTTCCCCCTTGTCTTGTAACATGATATCCTTGAAGATGTCTAACTCTGACACTGTGATTTCTGGGGGTCtgatttggggttgttttggtgTGGGTTTCTGACATGGTAACTAATATCGTTCACCATTCGTTAGAACTCGGAGTTAACCAATTTGGTGTGTAGTGCTGCCTTCATATGTTCTTTTGAGCATGTAATCTGATGTTTAAATACTTGTTCATAGAGGTAAGAGAAACTGTTGCTTGTGAATTTTACACAAACATGGTAGTAAAGATGTCTTAATTTCTTAATTGCGATTGATTTTGTTCCcatgtgagaattttttttctgtattgcttAAAAAACATGCAGGAAATATGGAAGCTGGGTGGCTTATTGTAACTCAGTTACAGTTACGTTGTTGCTGAAAAGTGAAGTCTGTAACTTTATTATTGCACTGAAAATCATTATTCTGAATGGAACATGGTACTGCACAGAGGAGGACAGTGCTGTGCTTGGCGTTCCCTGCATGGGTTGTAAATACCTTAAGTTGGGAACAGGATTGTTTATATCAACAGGAATTAATCTCTTTCCCGTCAAGACTAGGACACTTTATAAGTTATGTCATGCTTTCTGTCAATCTGATTTGATACCAGCTTCCCCAAACTAGCTGAACTGTATAGAATCTaataagatattttaatttttttaataaacagttaTTTTCTCTATACAAGTGCTATTCTAGGGAAAATGGGATCAGTAAAACCCttgctttcatttaatttctaataaaaCAGCCACTCCCAGTTCTTTGGAAGTCTATGCTCTAGACTAGCAGCGTATGTATGTTTTGGTGTAATCCTCCCACCCATTTTTATTACCAGCTAATAATACAAGTAATTATCCTGAGAGTGTCTGCAGCATGGAAAAGATCCTTTttgcatatcttttttttcttcagtagcaATTACTTGATTTGcttgactttaattttttttgtgaatacCCACATATACAactcagttttaaatatttttaacactgaatttgTCCTGATGTCAGCTGTAGTTTGGCAATACTACTGCAAATATGGAAACTTTCTATTTTTACCATCTGCTTAAAACTGTGCGTACTGAGGCAAGTTTGAGTTTCCCATTGAGCAAGGAAGCCTTTGCTTACAGGTGTGCCCAAAACTAGCAGCTGAAGTTAGAGCAAAGCCTCAGGACAAGTGATGCCCCAGGAAATAGAAATCAatatatttcaacagaaaaattggAGACCTGTTGCCATTTTCATCAGGTGCCAGCAGTTTGTCTGCTGGGATATTTCTCAGTAAACTTTCTTCCCTGTGTAGCTGGAACTGGAAGAAAGAGATGGCAGAGAGATCCTGCTGTGTGAAAGAAATTGGGGTCGACTTCAAAGGTCGCCCAGTGTCTGGAGAACTTGTGTTAGCTTCCAGAAGCCCCTCTGAACAGCCTCCTGATGGGTTAAAGTGTGGAGATGTGTTCTGTGAAGAATGCCTCGGGAAATCTTTCTGGGTACTTGTACATGCATCCTGTATCCACCAGCTGCTCTCCTTCTCGCTTGTCCTTGAGAATATTCCTGGTGCGCTGGACTCCTGCATGTTTTTCTGAGCATGATGAAAAGAAGTCTCTACCTCTCCCCGCAATACTGAGTTGAAATCTTTAAAGCAGCAGTACGAACGCAACTTGGTTAAGCTGTGGCGTCTTTCCTGCAGGCCACCAGCTGCCTGCTTGCTTCCTCCAGTTTCCCACCAAGAAGCTTGCAGATCTGTGGAGAAGCCCTGCCAAGAGCCATCTGGCACAGAACGCAGAGACTCCTTCTTCAACTGGCTTTTGTTCAAATCTTCCTGCAGTACCTCCACCAGGATATCAAGGTCCTCTAAGCCTTTTAGTGTTTGCCCAACGTTCTGCTTGCtctgaaacagcaacaaaaatggGGAGGGCGGAAGATGGGGGAGGGAAATCAGACATGAAGTGTCCTGTTCTCACTCAGTGATATAACATGAAATACGCCTGAGGAGGCTGGCAGCACGGAGTTGAAGGTGTTATGCATACCTGTCTAAGTTGTTTCTCTGTATAAGGGTGAACTCTTCTCTTCTCTGTTGGAAAGAAAGGTAGAAACAAGCTATTCTGAGTTGAGGGGGGAAGTGGTGGTAAAACACATGCAGAAGACAGTCTTGTCAGAAATTTTGTCCCAGATAACAGATAGATAAGACGTACATGGTGGTGATGCAGAGCTGTCCTGCTCCTGTAATTTAAAGGGAGCTAGGAACCAGCGTGGGTCACTGACTGTGGGTGAGAAGTGGTCCAGCTCTTTGGGTGCCTAACAGCGATGATCCTACTAGAAAAGGAGGCTCTGTTACCAAGAGAGGAGTTTCCTAACCTGTTTTTCCTGAGGATCCTTTGGTTACCGTCTTCATTAATGAGGCTTCCTGAGGAGACAAAAACACCCAACTCAATTTGAGATGCTTGCACGTAAGAGAAGATGAAACAGTGGTAAATATTGTAACGTGAACAAAGTAAATTGTGTCCTGCGCTATGCACTTTGCACAGAGAGAATGCAGGTGAATAAATTTCCATGAGTGGGTCATTCATGACAGCCTTACAAAGATCTTTAAAACAGACCAGGTATCTGGGAGTCTACCAGTTTCTTGGGCTGTTTTTGCAGGCTGTTCAGAAATCTGGGTTGCTAGAGCAATATTGTTATTGGTTCTTGGGCCATCTTTGGCTTGATTGCATGATGCATAGTATCCAGAGCACAAATGGGTCCTTGCTGTCACTGTCTTAGAAATGTTTCTAGCACAGGCCCTCAGCCTGTTTAAAACTTGGTGTACTCTCCACCTTCATCAAAAGCATTAATTTGGTGGgtggaagaggcagcagctgtaGGTGTAACCTCTCCAGAACACTGGCAGAGTGGGAGTGTGATGTGTGTGCACCAGGATGCTCCACCTCTGGGAACAACCT harbors:
- the LOC141933828 gene encoding uncharacterized protein LOC141933828 is translated as MLQTACMSPELLVNQNSENEICGYSPGQGSPLPGETASPKSYFQQSPSLPDSGLTEFNVASPKIYPPSRKPREMSAPADSGLSSDPPQKRYMGVRVKMPVRELLRKIRLSKGLDPAHSKEASLMKTVTKGSSGKTEKRRVHPYTEKQLRQSKQNVGQTLKGLEDLDILVEVLQEDLNKSQLKKESLRSVPDGSWQGFSTDLQASWWETGGSKQAAGGLQERRHSLTKLRSYCCFKDFNSVLRGEVETSFHHAQKNMQESSAPGIFSRTSEKESSWWIQDACTSTQKDFPRHSSQNTSPHFNPSGGCSEGLLEANTSSPDTGRPLKSTPISFTQQDLSAISFFQFQLHREESLLRNIPADKLLAPDENGNRLLHKAVAQGRRALTYALAQRFASLNKINEKDAEKRTALHLAAEKNQHLMVSDLISLGANVNEQDSFGKTPLHLCAENGYLRVLEVLRNCKNNGVYVEVNLTDHYGLTPLHCAALAHTVLVTESQKTDINTDMGRFLRLRKDQILEGINCLLQMGGKPELQVLNSHQITTTCLKIEENTELMCLLQTHKPKGQNILQESYSLLDAPRRMPSPSSPDNFSELFPVSSSDLFDIILKGLWLNIRSFSHKTNISRFQRETGHCHRCLDAATTQSQMQQVLRTKAFNAKSLRSAEQLFWYTQMYFH